The nucleotide window TAGCAGAGGCTTTCGTCTCGGGACTCCTCCAGGATCCAGTGGTGGAGCTCTGGGGAGAGCGCTTCATTGTCGAGGAAGTGAAGGTTCTCAGGGAGCCTAAGAGGTTAAACGGAAAGACATTCGTAACGCTATCCCCCATAGCCGTTACAACCATTAAGCCTGGCCCGATAAAGCCGAGGCACTATGATCTTTCTCCCACGGAGCCCGAGTTCTACGAAAACATAAGGGAGAACCTGCGGGAGAAGTACGTGATGATTCATGGAACCAGTCCTCCGGATGGGTTCGAAATGGATGTTCTTAAGGCGAAGCCAAAGCGCTTTCGTGTGAAGTCTGGCATCTTCCAGACGGCCTGGCACCTTGTCTTCAAGGCTTATGGGGATGATGAGCTGTTGCGGGTCGGTTATCAGGCTGGCTT belongs to Pyrococcus yayanosii CH1 and includes:
- the cas6 gene encoding CRISPR-associated endoribonuclease Cas6, which translates into the protein MRLLIRLAPEREPFRIPYNHLYYLQGLIYRRIQRANPELSLRLHNLKGPKLFTFSLFMAEKREFTKEEHFFGYRRGFFYFSTPMPEIAEAFVSGLLQDPVVELWGERFIVEEVKVLREPKRLNGKTFVTLSPIAVTTIKPGPIKPRHYDLSPTEPEFYENIRENLREKYVMIHGTSPPDGFEMDVLKAKPKRFRVKSGIFQTAWHLVFKAYGDDELLRVGYQAGFGEKNSLGFGMVKVDGREMTAERNLGGGVDNRKKIS